One Agelaius phoeniceus isolate bAgePho1 chromosome 8, bAgePho1.hap1, whole genome shotgun sequence genomic region harbors:
- the DR1 gene encoding protein Dr1, protein MASSSGNDDDLTIPRAAINKMIKETLPNVRVANDARELVVNCCTEFIHLISSEANEICNKSEKKTISPEHVIQALESLGFGSYISEVKEVLQECKTVALKRRKASSRLENLGIPEEELLRQQQELFAQARQQQAELAQQEWLQMQQAAQQAQLAAASASASNQAGSSQDEDDEDDI, encoded by the exons ATGGCCTCGTCGTCCGGCAACGACGACGACCTCAccatccccagggctgccatcaaCAAGATGATCAAAGAGACGCTGCCCAACGTCCGCGTGGCGAACGACGCCCGGGAGCTGGTGGTCAACTGCTGCACTGAGTTCATCCACCTCATCTCCTCCGAGGCCAACGAGATCTGCAACAAATCGGAGAAGAAAACTATCTCCCCGGAACACGTCATACAAG CGCTAGAAAGTTTGGGGTTTGGCTCCTATATCAGTGAAGTAAAAGAAGTCTTACAAGAATGCAAAACAGTAGCACTAAAGAGAAGAAAGGCCAGTTCACGCTTGGAGAACCTCGGCATTCCGGAAGAAGAGCTACTAAGGCAGCAACAGGAATTATTTGCACAA GCTAGACAACAGCAAGCAGaactggcacagcaggaatggctACAGATGCAACAAGCAGCTCAACAGGCACAGCTCGCTGCTGCCTCAGCCAGTGCATCCAATCAGGCAGGATCTTCTcaggatgaagatgatgaagatgataTCTGA